Below is a genomic region from Triticum dicoccoides isolate Atlit2015 ecotype Zavitan chromosome 5A, WEW_v2.0, whole genome shotgun sequence.
actcttacggtatccgggagttacacgatctcatggtcgaaggaagagatacttgacacttgcaaagctctagcaaaacgaactacacgatcttttatgctatgcttaggattgggtcttgtccatcacatcattctcctaatgatgtgatcccgttatcaacgacatccaatgtccatagtcaggaaaccatgactatctgttgatcacaacgagctggtcaactagaggcttaccagggacatgtgtggtctaagtattcacacgtgtattacgatttccggataatacagttatagcatgaataaaagacaattatcatgaacaatgaaatataataatacttttattattgcctctagggcatatttccaacagacacggtgttggagtaatgtttgcgcaggttgctctctagtttctcgctcgcgctttgcctcctcttctcgctctcctttgcgaataagttagccaccacacttgctagtcgcttgctgcagctctactcatattttaccttgtcttacctataagcttaaatagtcttgatcgcgagggtgcgagattgctgagtccctgtggctcacagattactattacaccagatgcagggtctgatgattccgctccaggagacgcgtatgagcttaagtgggagttcgatgaagactctcaacgatactacgtttcctttcccgacgatcagtagtggtgcctagttgggggtgattgggaccgtgtcgcatgttgggttctcttttattttggcgccgtagtcgggccatgagtgtttggatgatgtaatgttatttatgttcttgattgacgtggcgagtgtaagccaattatgttctcccctttattattcatattacatgggatgttgtgaagattgcctaatttgcaacatatgccttcaatgcaattatgtctctaagtcgtgactcgacacgtgggagctatagtcgcatcgagggtgttacacagctAGCCAGTTGTAGCCTCGCAGAACTTCCATCTGTGGACAGCTCCACTGTCTAGTTGTAGTTAGGAAGTGAAGGTGTTCAAACATATTGGGTGCCGTAGACAGTTCTCCGAGCGAGGACAATATTACGTTCCGTTGATAACCGAGGACAAAGGGTTGTTGATAAAGAGCTTGAAGCTCGCCATTGGTGGCGATGTGGATCGTACCCATGATGACGAGGCGTCGCGTTCACCCTCACGACGTGGTTCTGCAGTAGCCAAGCAAAACCAAGTTAATAAGCTCTCTGAACAACAGTCGAGCACCACACTAGAGAGAAAGATGGAGAGAAACATAGAAACATACCGGGATCCAGGGGTGGATAGGCCGGCGATCGTCTTGGGCCGGGGTCGCTGCTGCAGATGGCGGCGGCGGGGGAATAACTAGCTGAGGTTGCCAGAAAGAGGGAGTACTAACTAGCTGAGGCTGCAAGAACAAAAGAACAATTTTACCACTACCTTCTTCAAAAGATGAAGTGAGTCAGATAATGTCTACAGAGATGCAAGATGTCATAATAATGCCCAGCAGAGAAACGCGGAACAGGCCGCACCTTCGCACATCATTTGCACGCAAAAAGGGATTAAAATGAGCTAGACGGAGAACTTGAATCGCGGATTGCGGACTGTCCTTTTTTACGAAAACAAGGTTAAATTAACAGATGTGTGAGGTGTGGTAAGGTGAGAGCTGGCTGTACAACGACGAGCATGCTCTTTTCCCTATCATCGTATACATTTGTTATACTGAAAGGACCATGTGAGGTAGAATTTGCATCAACAGCATTACGACAACGTCTGCCACTCTAAAAACCACCAACTTTAACAGATCCACTTTGCCAGAACACCACTACTTGAAAAATTTCGCTGTCCAGACAGAACACCCACCAGGCATTATCATGTAAGTAGTACTGACCTACCGGAGAAACAGAAGAAGACGTCTGCCCTTACCTTCTTCAACGGCAGCAGTTGGGGCAGCCGAGCAGCCTGCGGTGGGGAGGCGGAGGGGGGGTGGAGGGGTCGAGCGCCATCGCGCGCCGCTTCCGCGGCTCGCTGGCCCGGTGTTGAAGCGGATTCCGCCCGCCGCCTCGCCTGTCGCCTCACACGGTGGAGCTCGAGCGGAGTGGCGCCGCGGGTTTCTAGGGTTGCTGTCGCTGTGACTAAAGGGACCCAAGTTCAgcctcgtactactccctccgttcactgatACAAGGCCACTATATACTTTTATATTTTTAGGTCTAATAATTTGGATCATTAATTTTACCGGAAAAGTGAGTCATATGTCATAAAAAGTATGCCATTGAACGCACATATCAAAGAAATTTTATTAACATATTTTTGATGACATATAATTCATACTTTGTTGACCAAAATTAGAAACCAAAATTTGACAGAAAAAAAACATGTGACCTTATATATAAAAATGGAGCACTACTATAATTTCTATTTTTGCCGAGTTTCAATCTCGGCAAAAACTTCGCCGAGTGCCAAACTCGGTGCACCACACTTGACTGGACGGGCCCGTCAAGTCTTTCTATCACGAACTTAGTGAATGTTTTAAACAATGTTTGTTGATTTTCTACCAGAAAAAACTCGGCGAACCACGCCGTCAGACGGGACGGGTCGTTATCAAGTCTCGTCTGGCCAAAACTCGACAAAGATGTGACCCCTGGAACGAAAAATAGAAAATGTCCGCCGAGTCTCTGTTAGACACAACTCGGCAAACAAAGGTCGTCGTCACGGCTCCGTTGCCTGTTGTACAACAGGGCCCACCTGTCAGACTTTATGGGTTTTTTCTGACCGGAACTTGACGAACTTGAGATTCTACCGAGTTTATTTAATTCgccaaattgtttttcgttggaacCAGGCAAAGTCATAGCTCTGCCGAGTTGCTTATCACTGTCGAGTCCAATTTTGAATCAAACTCGGCAGACAAAAGTTTGCCGAGTTCCCGATAGAATGAACTCAGCGCGGTTCTGGAACTCATGACAAAACTAGATTCTAGTAGTGAAGGGAGTACTACGTACCACTACCACTAATAATCTTGGTCTCTGAACGGTCCGTTTGATGAGCCGCACGTGTCCGTGCATCCCGATCGCGGCACGGGACGAAGCAGACCTTTGGGTTATGTGTGGATTATGGCCAAAGTGCACCCTATAAATTTTTTGGTTATGATTCAAAGATtgatctttgtttggatggttgccaaaaAAATTCATGTCGACGAAGTAATTCTGGTTGGCCAATGCTATGATAGGAAAACTTTGAGCCACtttatgatgcgatgataaatcccgcatgaagccaTTCCGCAGACattcatttttcattatgcatgtcattatcttcgttatctcTTTATatacatgatgaattgtcttcataagttgaagaggatctccacaaagtaaaacctgccatgtgcatttgcattcaaaagcaaactgcctatatgcacatcttcagggggagccctttgctatttatgaagacaatatctcaatccttaaactttcacatacttttatccgcgtgatctgaagacttgttacatttgaggattgtgaatcctccggccggttaggcgtcgcgttctgagagtccaagagtcattgtggatcgtcggtgaacaaagtctgtgaaggtttgggagtctaccttgaagacttaccagagtgattgggcgaggactgtgtgtccttagctcaaggggaataagatgaagacacggtcttctgagttaaatctcagcctccttaaccatacgtacagttgtcacagcaactggaactagtctaccaaatccttgtcttcatcaagctactggttctatcctcaACTTCCttttactttacagtttgtcttgatggagtcattgcttgcctgtatgatctgattgacttcactgagtgaagactgtctactttttggcttcatactatcttccatcctgatccatactacctagctactaatagtcttcgtgttttcacttcattgcttacttcacTATGGCTTGTctggtgtagtctaccttccgctgcatatcaataggttcatttctactgtttgtcttcaaaacccCCGTGTTTTgaaaactttcataaaaatcgcctattcaccaccTTCCCCttagtcaataactagcactttcaatatcACCTACCTCAGTAACCTTTTTTAGTCGCCACCTCAATAACCTTACCCACAAACGTCGCTAGCCCAATAGTCACAGACGAGTGAGTGACAACAACATCCAAACCACCACAGTCAACAGAGGCGGGCGGTTGGCTGGGCTCCAACAGTAATGGTGAGGGTGTCATGGGCACCGCCGAGGCCCCTAGTTAGCCCATCTCACTCAGAAGCGTCATCGAGAGAGGCAAAGTGAGCTCTCTAGCTCTTGCAGCGCATGCATAATTTGCGGTATTGGAGCCACAACCTGAACGATGACTTAACTCTTGGAAGAAGTTGGCATCACAGGCAGGGTCCATCATAAGNNNNNNNNNNNNNNNNNNNNNNNNNNNNNNNNNNNNNNNNNNNNNNNNNNNNNNNNNNNNNNNNNNNNNNNNNNNNNNNNNNNNNNNNNNNNNNNNNNNNNNNNNNNNNNNNNNNNNNNNNNNNNNNNNNNNNNNNNNNNNNNNNNNNNNNNNNNNNNNNNNNNNNNNNNNNNNNNNNNNNNNNNNNNNNNNNNNNNNNNNNNNNNNNNNNNNNNNNNNNNNNNNNNNNNNNNNNNNNNNNNNNNNNNNNNNNNNNNNNNNNNNNNNNNNNNNNNNNNNNNNNNNNNNNNNNNNNNNNNNCCCCCCTCATCTGTATAACCAATGAAACTTGGGCAGCGGAGACACAACCGGCACGACCTGGAGTTCACCCAGAGTAGCCTCTGCTCTTGCGAAAACACTTCCAACATGCCTAAGGCAGTACCGAAGCTCAGTGTGACAACCTCCTTCGCGAGGACAAGATGCAAAGGCACGTCAACTAGGGTAGCATTGTCGTTGGGTGCAGGCGGTGGCGGAGGTGATGAACTAGCTCGCCAAGGTGTCATAGTCTTGTCGGTACATGATTCTGCCCGACAGAATTGAGCGATATGACCGAACTAGAGGCAACACTTACACCGGATTGGTTGCATGCCACCCCCGGGACGATCTGGTGACTTGAACTTTGATTTGTCTGGAACGGCGAAGTCTTGCATCCTTGGTGGTTTGAATTAGTGTAATCACGCCAATGCGAGCTGCATTTTCTCGTCTTCAAACAGTTATGTATTGATCGGCTCACAGACATGTTACCCCGAATATACCAAATCACTATGTTCTCTAGAACTAGGGTTCAAAAGAGAAGTAACCAGGCGACGTCGAAGTAATTTTTGGATTTTGCTAATTAACCACCGAACATCGGATTTTTAAGCAATCCAAGAGAACACTCTTAGGATCGTCAAATCCGAATCAAACGCGTGACAATTTTTCTACGCAATGTTTTCTGCAATTTTTTTATAATACACGGCAATTTTCGCTTTAGGGCATGGTAAACCCTTACGAACAACATGACAATTTTTTTTATCTATTTTCGCATGTCAATTCTGTGCGTCCGCTGGGAAATTTTAAAAATCCGACGTCAGTTTTGAAACATTTCTCCTAAATTTTTTCTTGATGTGCGTACCTCCGTAGCAAGCACGCAAGTAATCCAACAACCCATCCCATCCCATCCCATCAGTGCCTGTTGTTGTTATCCAGAGGGCAGCTTGAAGATGCAAGTTGGTTGTCTGCATCCCACACAGCCGCGTGGCCTGCGTGATCCTCCTCCTGACACCATCACTCTCACTCTCAGAGCAGGCCCCCGCCATGAGCAGCAGCAGAGCCGCGCTGCTCCGTAGACTAATAGCCCATCGCCGCCGCAGCATCGTCAGCGTCAGCGACGGCATCGGGTCAGTCCAGCGCCAGCTGATCCGCCACCATTATTCTAATCCCCACCATGGTTATTCTAATCCCATCCCCGATCTCGCCGGGGCGCGCGCGTTTACTTCTTTATCCACGCCATGGCCATGCCGCCCGCCCGCgccgttcgcctccctgtcaccgtcGTCCTTCTTCTCCAGCCTGCTTGGAAGGGGTGCGGAGGCGGAGGTGCTGGACATGGACGCCGGCACGGTGCGGTGCGCGGCCAACTACGCGCCGCTCACGCCGCTCAGCTTCATCGAGCGCGCCGCGGCGGTGTACGGCGACCGCGCCGCGGTGGTGTACGGGGAGGCCCGGCGGCGCACGTGGAGGGAGGTGCGGGAGCGCTGCGTCCGCGTGGCCGCCGCGCTCGCCGCACGTTTCGGCGTCGCCCGCGGTGACGTGGTGAGTATGTATGGAACTGCCGTCACGCTCCCTCTGCTTTTTGCTTTGCTTGCTCTCTGCCAGTAAGAACTTGTCTGTTTTTTCACTATTCGGAATGTGCAGGTGGCTGTGCTCAGCCCGAACGTGCCGGCGATGTACGAGCTACACTTCGCCGTGCCCATGGCCGGCGCCGTCCTCTGCACGTTCAACACGCGCCACGACGCGCCCATGGTGTCCGCCCTGCTCAAGCACTCCGGCGCCAAGGTGTTCCTCGTCGAGTCCAGCCTCCTCGACGTCGGGAGAGCCGCCCTCAAGCGCCTCGCCGACTCAGAGCCCGGCGCCGCCAGCATTCCGGTCCTCGTAACCATCTCGGACGACGCCGGCCAAGACTCCGGCCGGGCGGCGGACTACGACTACGAGGGTCTCATAAAGAGCGCTCCGTCTGAGTTTGACATCCGGTGGCCCGCGGACGAGCTGGACCCGATCACGCTCAACTACACGTCCGGCACGACGTCGCGGCCCAAGGGCGTGGTGTACAACCACCGCGGCGCCTACCTCAACACCATCGGCACCGTCCTCGCCTACGACATCACCCCGATGCCGACCTACCTGTGGACGGTGCCCATGTTCCACTGCAACGGCTGGCACCTGCCGTGGGGCGTGGCCATGCAGGGCGGCACCAACGTCTGCCTCCGCCACTTCACCGCCGCCCTCATCTTCGACAGCATCGCGCGCCACGGGGTGACGCACATGGGCGGCGCGCCCACGGTGCTCAACATGATCGTCAACGCGCCGGCCGCGGACCGGAGGCCGCTGCCGGGGACCGTGCGCGTCATGACGGgcggcgcgccgccgccgccccgggtcCTGGCCGAGATGGAGGAGCTCGGCTTCGCGGTGTACCACATCTACGGCCTCACGGAGACGTACGGCCCGGCCACCGTGTGCGCGTGGATGCCGGAGTGGGACGCGCTGCCGGCCGAGGAGCGCGCGCGGCTCAAGGCGCGGCAGGGGTTCCAGCACGTCGCGATGGAGGAAGTCGACGTCAAGGACCCGACGACCCTGGAGAGCGTGCCGCGCGACGGCGAGGCGGTGGGCGAGGTGATGTTCCGCGGCAACACCGTCATGAGCGGATACTACAAGGACATCACCGCCACCAAGGAGTCCATGGCCGGCGGGTGGCTGCACACGGGGGACCTCGCCGTGCGGCACCGGGACGGGTACATCCAGCTCAAGGACCGGGCCAAGGACATCATCATATCAGGCGGCGAGAACATCAGCTCCATCGAGGTGGAGTCGGTGATCTTCAGCCACCCGGCGGTGCTGGAGGCAGCGGTCGTGGCGAGGCCCGACGACCACTGGGGGGAGACGCCATGCGCTTTCGTCAAGCTGAAGGACGGTACTATTGCCACGGAGGCAGAGATCATCGGCTTCTGCCGGGAGAGGCTGCCGCACTTCATGGCGCCCAAGACGGTGGTGTTTGAGGATCTGCCCAAGACTTCGACGGGGAAGACGCAGAAGTTTGTTCTCCGGGAGAAGGCCCGGGCAATGGGCAGCCTTACCAAGATAGGAAACAGCAGCAAACTGTAATATTTGTTTGAAAATGATGTGACATGTCGATTagaattgaagccattcagttgttAACTAGCACCCCGTTTTAGTAAGACCATGTCGACTAAAACCCAAGTCATTCTACTTGATCGAGTTGAAGCAAATTCTAAATTGTGATGAACTTATACACGATAGCTAAATGTCAATAGACTGACTTTAGCTATTGTGGTCAGTCGATTTCGAATGaagggaggagaaggaaggagaaggggctcgccggagggctaccccattatctatcttagggtttagagtgagggcggtggtggggcggtggtagGGCTTCATGGGAGAGAAAAATTGAACGTGGGCGGGGTTAGAGGGATAGCCGGGGCGGCGGCAATTCCCGCGGTGGGggtggttcaggggagggcggTGCGACGAGGCGGTCGCGGGAGCGGTGCTGGGTGCAGGCGGATggacggcggttcggccggtggtatgTTTGGCACGTCTAAGAAGAAGAAGTCTGGAGATAGAAGAAGCAATCTGCACCGTTTATTTTTCATCCAACGGCTGAAATGAAATCAACTGACCCGTATTCATTTTTCAGGCGACTTACGTCAAGCCATTCCcttattgcacatctaaatgacTCATCAAACTAGAAAGaacaagaaaaaagaacaaaaaaatgcTTGCACTAATCTTAATGTAAAATCAATGACAAAGGAATTAGATGTACAATACTTAGAGCATATCTAGATGTTCTTTAGCAAAACTGAAAAAATATTGTAGAAAAATTGTCACGCTGCGCGGTTGTATTTGGGGAGCTGTTTCACCACCTCCGCCCACCGTCTGCACCCACCAACGATGCTACCCCAACTGACGTGCCTTGCAGCTTGTCCTCACGAAGGAGGTTGAGGTGTTTCGCACTGAGCTTCGATAGTGCCTTTGGAGTGTTTTTGCGAGAGTAGAGGTTCACTACCGGAAACTGGCCCTACCCCGACGGCCAAATCAataccgacggctgccgtcggcctacTTTGCGCTATGCCGACAGCCACGTCTTGGCCGTCGGCGTATCTTGGCCGTCGGGCTACCACGAGctaagccgacggcacccgtcggcatacATATGTCGTCGGCCCAGCTGCGAACATGGCGACAGCAACCGTCGGCATAcccaggccgtcggcatacccgTGGGCCCAGCGACCCCGCCCGTGACCAGCGGCTAACgtcgtcaaatctatgccgacggcctggatgggcggccgtcggcatatatcgtcatgccacgtcaccgatccgcggcgCACCGTCCACGAGCTAAGCCGACGGTTGCCGTCGGCATACCAGCCACGTCAGCGATCCGCGGCACGCCGCCCGCCGCCTAAAACCTGGCCGTCTCTATGCCGAcggtagccgtcggcataggtagacttttttttcatatgtatttttttaagcttttttatgtattattatataAACTAACACgtagcatgttaaatataaacatacatatgaatatatgtgtagtttgtatttttttcatatattatgaatatatatatatatatggtttgtATTTTTTTCagcacgttaataatgtgcggtcatgttcttttgaatatagatcattatattttattaaaatcaaaaacagctatgccgacaaaagttttgtggcggttgcaaacgcccgacacctgTCTCCNNNNNNNNNNNNNNNNNNNNNNNNNNNNNNNNNNNNNNNNNNNNNNNNNNNNNNNNNNNNNNNNNNNNNNNNNNNNNNNNNNNNNNNNNNNNNNNNNNNNNNNNNNNNNNNNNNNNNNNNNNNNNNNNNNNNNNNNNNNNNNNNNNNNNNNNNNNNNNNNNNNNNNNNNNNNNNNNNNNNNNNNNNNNNNNNNNNNNNNNNNNNNNNNNNNNNNNNNNNNNNNNNNNNNNNNNNNNNNNNNNNNNNNNNNNNNNNNNNNNNNNNNNNNNNNNNNNNNNNNNNNNNNNNNNNNNNNNNNNNNNNNNNNNNNNNNNNNNNNNNNNNNNNNNNNNNNNNNNNNNNNNNNNNNNNNNNNNNNNNNNNNNNNNNNNNNNNNNNNNNNNNNNNNNNNNNNNNNNNNNNNNNNNNNNNNNNNNNNNNNNNNNNNNNNNNNNNNNNNNNNNNNNNNNNNNNNNNNNNNNNNNNNNNNNNNNNNNNNNNNNNNNNNNNNNNNNNNNNNNNNNNNNNNNNNNNNNNNNNNNNNNNNNNNNNNNNNNNNNNNNNNNNNNNNNNNNNNNNNNNNNNNNNNNNNNNNNNNNNNNNNNNNNNNNNNNNNNNNNNNNNNNNNNNNNNNNNATCGGAGCATCGTACCGGACCCTCATACATGcgaggtggtgttgtggcatgttcaaAGAGGCGACACGCATCTCAggggcgtggcccccctaacggacggcgccaccgccggcacctcgaggggggaaacggacgcatcgggtctacatggaggggatgtagctgtcggtttggcccggatgttgctcccaggtgtccctctgagctgacctaacacaaccgggtggagaggtccactgttcaaagcctgtccgtggaaagtcaaagggcaagatctcgtggtcaaccgctctagggttaggcaggacaggggcccttggggagggtagcaatgccactggagcgtcgcaccgggccctcatacatgcggggtggtgtggtggcatgtccgaagaggcggcacgcgtctctggggtttggcccccctcacggacggcgccaccgccggcacatggaggggggaaacggacgcgtcaggtctacacggaggggatcttgctgtgggtctggcccggatgttgctccaaagtgttcctatgggctgaactaacacaaccgggtggagaggtccactggtcaaatcccgtccgtgcaaagtcaaagggctagatcccttggtcaaacgctaaagggttaggcgggacgggggccctggggggtagcaatgccaccggagcgtcgcaccgggccctcatacatgcggggtggtgtggtggcatgtccgaagaggcggcacgcatctccgaggcgtggccccccctaacggacggcgatgacacggtagtagccattctgcggtaacgatgcggcgtgaatattattaaatactcggagcgcgataaaatcatgagtttttttgcacgacgtgggcacatgtgctataggaacgataatatttttttcataatttttggtgatggagaagtatccgaaaatttccctctacgcggattgcccttcgcgcgtctacggctgtggccggcggcctccgggagctagcatgccgccaaatcttgcgtaggcggcctctcacaagtttggaagtgttgtggtggttgcaaacgcccggcacgcgtgtccggggtgtgcccccctcacggacggcgccgccgctgaCACCTGGAGGGAGGAAATggacgtgtcgggtctacacggaggggatcttgttgtgggtctggcccggatgttgctccaaagtgttcctatgggctggccTAACACAACCGGGGGGGGAGgtctgctggtcaaagcccgtatgtgcaaagtcaaagggctagatcccgtggtcaaacgctacagggctaggcgggacgggggccctgggggtagcaatgccaccagagcgtcgcaccgggccctcatacatgcggggtggtgtggtggcatgtccgaagaggcggcacgcgtctccggggtttggcccccctcacagacggcgccaccgccggcacttggagggggaaaacggacgcgtcgggtctacacggaggggatcttgctgtgggtctggcccggatgttgctccaaagtgttcctatgggctgacctaacacaaccgggtggagagttccactggtcaaatcccgtccgtgcaaagtcaaagggctagatcccgtggtcaaacgctacagggttaggcgggacgggggccctgggggggagcaatgccaccggagcgtcgcaccgggccctcatacatgcggggtggtgtggtggcatgtccgaagaggcgacacgcatctccggggcgtggcccccctaacggacggcgatgacacggtagtagcaattctgcggtaacgatgcggcgtgaatattactaaatactcggagcgcgataaaatcatgagtttttttgcacgacgtgggcacatgtgctataggaacgataatatttttttcataatttttggt
It encodes:
- the LOC119304013 gene encoding probable acyl-activating enzyme 1, peroxisomal — encoded protein: MSSSRAALLRRLIAHRRRSIVSVSDGIGSVQRQLIRHHYSNPHHGYSNPIPDLAGARAFTSLSTPWPCRPPAPFASLSPSSFFSSLLGRGAEAEVLDMDAGTVRCAANYAPLTPLSFIERAAAVYGDRAAVVYGEARRRTWREVRERCVRVAAALAARFGVARGDVVAVLSPNVPAMYELHFAVPMAGAVLCTFNTRHDAPMVSALLKHSGAKVFLVESSLLDVGRAALKRLADSEPGAASIPVLVTISDDAGQDSGRAADYDYEGLIKSAPSEFDIRWPADELDPITLNYTSGTTSRPKGVVYNHRGAYLNTIGTVLAYDITPMPTYLWTVPMFHCNGWHLPWGVAMQGGTNVCLRHFTAALIFDSIARHGVTHMGGAPTVLNMIVNAPAADRRPLPGTVRVMTGGAPPPPRVLAEMEELGFAVYHIYGLTETYGPATVCAWMPEWDALPAEERARLKARQGFQHVAMEEVDVKDPTTLESVPRDGEAVGEVMFRGNTVMSGYYKDITATKESMAGGWLHTGDLAVRHRDGYIQLKDRAKDIIISGGENISSIEVESVIFSHPAVLEAAVVARPDDHWGETPCAFVKLKDGTIATEAEIIGFCRERLPHFMAPKTVVFEDLPKTSTGKTQKFVLREKARAMGSLTKIGNSSKL